In Phaseolus vulgaris cultivar G19833 chromosome 7, P. vulgaris v2.0, whole genome shotgun sequence, the genomic stretch AAGTCTGGTGGCAAGCCTTGGTATTTCGATATTAAGAGCGTTGAAACAACATTGACCACACCCTTTATACAAAACAAGTTTTTTAAACATTGcttcttttgattttttaaacaACGCTATGTGGatattgttttttgtttttgtggGTGCAATTGGGGGGGCTTAAAAGGGGCGTGCAGCTTTGTTATGTGATTGCATGTGCCAATTTCATTGGCATTGATAAGCATTGTGGAGCCACCATTTAGCAAATTTTCATATGAATGCCTTAATAAATGGTCCGCGCAAGGGAAGACGTCCTTCAATCATTTTGgtatttatttcttttctctctccttTTGCTTGCACACGTTGTAATTGCATGTGTTGGAATTGTATATCACTCTCATGTTACAATCTATCACGAATTTAATGTTGGTGATGCTCAATAtactataatatattttaatgtcAATGATGGCTTATTAAATAATGAATTGTTAAGTAGCTTTTAAGTGCACGATAATtatacaaatattatatttccTTTTTTCATGATTATCGATTTTTAATCTAGATGTTTACTTCACTCTctgtatatttaaatattatctaTGTGGTCTCATGCACATTATATAtctttttgaataaattttcttttgacataaacttttttaatataattgtatAGTTTAcactacttttttttatatattaaagagGCGTTTAGGTATATGTATGATCACATTTATTATCTCAGGTCTactgtttattatttttttaaaatatagatcTACATTTTAATATGGTAGAAAATTACTTATTAATATTGTACTACTTCTATATGCTTAAATAAATTTGAGATATTTGTACATCTGCATGATCTTATATccaatattttattcttatataataatttatttaaaataaatatttttttctaaataaaatttatatatcataatattaatattaatttacactatttctttttattaaatatcaactaatttaaaaactatttttataaactaaaaaattattgacattcaaaataattttaaattgaaattaactattaactactttatattctaaattaataaattaataagttaattgaatattttttttccgtAAATTTTGATCAAACAACGTATAAAAGTGGTTCATGAATATGAGAGTTCTTCACCTTAGCTGTCACCGAAGTAAAAACCAGAAGATTACTAGACATGTGTAATTTACATGAAAACtatagaaaacaaaacaaatctACATAAAATTGACGTTTAAAAAATGCAATCAATCCAAAGAAAGTAAAAACCAGATTAAGCCCCTATTGTTTGAATTAGCTACAGGAGGTTATTTTACAACTGAACTACGAGATAACTTTCTAATGTTTTCAATTTGTGCTAATTCTTAATTGGTTATAAGACAATCTGgctaattatataaaaaaaataacttcgaCAAATTACatttgattaataaaaaataatttggttgAGGATAATAAGATGCCTCTCAACTTTTGAAATCATCTACATTCTAAAGACGATCATAAACTTTTATGAACCGTggaatagaagaaaaaaaatacttttataagaTATGTacttttttaaagaaaacagCTTAGTACGAGTAAAAAgctattttctaaaataattaatgaaatctAAACATGAACCTACATGTTGTTTCAAACTGCGTGTACAACATATGaatcaaaatcaattataaAGGCCTGGTAGCCTCGCCCTTCAGAGTTTCAGATGAGACAGCCATAGTGACACTTGATAACTTTCAACATCTCCCAGCTGCCACTAGTAAAGAGCAAAATTTTGAAGGGAAATAGGCTTCCCCACCCAcactttttctaattttattttcgtttttttctttctctttctctataACCTCCATTCAGGtgggaaaaaaaatcaaaagattaAGGTTGCATGAAATTGCATGTGCAACCTCGGAGGAACTACAATATACATGTGAGAAGGTTAGGCGTATGAACAATTCCGTCCAAATAATGAATTACCTAGGGCGGTTGTGATTTGTGAATCTCTTCTTTAAGAAATTGCGCAATTTGGCTCCTGTCAGCCTGTGGCCTACTTTCACTAAGAATGCTGTACAAAGAGTTCAATTCTTCTGCATTAGCCTTTTTACATAGGCTCCTTAATACTGCAACAACTTCAACGGGAATGTGCTTATTCAAGAGAACCCCTTGACCATTTCCACCACTCACATTGCTTTGGCATGATTGTGAAATCTGTCCTAGAGGACGGGAGTACGGCCGTGAGTCCCAGTATTCATTACACACTCGACTTCGATCCAGCGCCTCAATAGCCTGTTCAAAGAAAGTATGTATCTTTAACTTATAGCTTGATAGCTCTCAAAATTCAAAACTATGCCCAtggaaaacaaaatcaaatatgCATTAAGATGGTAACAATATGGGTGGAAACCAGAAAGAAGCCTACAAGCCCTAAAACACGGCTTTAAGAATAAGACTATTTTTAAAACCCAGACGTAAAACATGTGACAAGATTGTTATCTTAACCAAGGGAGAGATGAAATATTCGTTAAAAAAGACTGATGCTAGATCCACTCCTAGTGTTCCATTAGCCCTAATGGAAAGAGACGAGCTAAGAGAGAGTTCGGTTTGTGCATCAATAAATCAGAAaactgtttaaaaaaaatgcttGGTTGCATTTTAATGAAAACGCTCCTTGTTATTTCCTTAACCTAAATACCTACTGCAAAGGTATAATTCAATCCTGAATCACTATCATGTCAATCTAAAAGAAGCTATAAAAGTATAATAGAAAGGTTAAATGAAGTCCTTGGAACCATAAAAGGATTTTAGGCCctatttggaagaaaaaaaaaagtcatacaGTAAcaggagaagaaaataaaataataaaatatttgagcTTCTCATATAAATAGGCTAAAATCAACTGTCATACTTTAATAAAATCTTTCATTTAACTTATCCAAAACCTGAAATGCATAAGTTCATTTTTTCTTATGCTTATAAGATACGTTCAATTTATTtaaccttttttattttattttcctacAAGTGTTTATCAGTAAAATTACCTGCACTATTGCTGGTGAAGAAAACCCAAACATTTCTAAGCCATCAAGGCTACCAGGGGGCTGTAAAGGAGGAAGGCCCTTTCTTCCCAGCTTATGTTGCTTTGCAATTTCTTGATTCACTTTCTCTCTGACGAGCTCCCAGCATCTTGCAGCTGACATGTGGATGAAGACCTCACTTGGACAACTTTCCAAGGAAACCTGAGGGGTAAAACAAGATTTTAGTTATTTCAAACACCAGCTCTTCCTAGTTTCAGTCAACTAATTACTCATACCAACCTATTTTGATATCCAAAGAAAATTTTAACCAAATCCATCCAACACCTAAAAAGTTAAGATATCAATTTTGATCTAACTTGATAAGGAAATAAGTTGCTTAACCACATAGCACCATTAAAGACTACACCATAATACCAAACACCttgtttgcattttttttacatGACTCCATTCTTAAATTTAGATGCCCAGAAGCCAGAATAGTCAGTAATCAAATTACTAAGATAAAGGGGCAATCAATTCTCACAACATTACACGTTTAAAAGAGCAACTTCTGAAAAAACAAACATACGTGGCTCTAAACCTACAACATCTCCATGAAGTGCAAAGTAGAGGATCCAGGAATCATCCATCAAACTTTTGCCGACTTAATAAGGGGGTAAAACTCAGCAAGATATTAGCAACAAAGGATTTAAATTATAAACACATCAAATTggcaaaaaaatatgaaataccTTTCCagacataattaaaataaaaatataaggcCAAATTGCATGACAAAAGCCAGCAATTGAGAACGAGGTGAACATACCATAAATAGAGGCCAACCACGTCCAGCATCCAGTATTTCTGAAATATAGTAACACATACTGGATGGATCTGAGACATTTATGTATCTAACACGGCTTCTAAATCCTGCATCAATTAATTCAATTTGCATAAATACACAGTTTATAGACTCAATTAAACAGTGCCATAGAAGTTTTAATTCATTATAACCAAGCATACAGACCCTTTGGAAATATAGCCTGACTGCTACACCAAGACTTTCCAGAAAGCACAACTCCAAATTCTAATGGTTCAACATTGCAGTTGATGCGCCGGACAACCTTTGCTATCCGAGGACCTTTCTGTCGGAAACTGTTTGGACCACAAGAAAAGTTCCCATTAACAGATCTTGCAGGGTCTGCTACATTAGAAGTGGCACATCCTCCAAACTTTTCGTGATTATCTTCAGTCTTAACCTTAGTGCCAGAAAGTTGTGGGTTCAGAGGAGAAATCTCCAAACTTGCCAAACAATGATCACTTGCTTCTACTTTTGAAGGAGCTGAAATATTTTTTGTACATTCTGCACTTGTAAGACCCATATGACAAGAAAGATCTAGTGGGGTAGAGGCTAGAACTGTTCCTGTGTGTTCATGACATTCTTGTTTCACATGCAAAGGCCGAATTGAAGCAGAACTCATATTTTCATGGGGTAATGTGCTAGCATCCTTTTCACCCATCATTGCAGTATCTGTCAAAGAAATGGTCAGGTTTGTATTTTCTATGTTGTTCAATGGCCTTGACTTATCTCCAGAACCTACGGGCATAGAAGAAAGTGCCTTCCTTCTATTTGAATCAGACATTTTCTCGTCATCTTCATCATCACTAAGAAGTATAATATTGTTATGCCTGTAAAGTGAACTTTTCTCACCTCCTTGTTGAGGTAGAGTAGATAAAGCATATGATGTATCCTCCTGAGACAATTGACAACCAGGTGTTTTCATCTTTGATCTGCAAATAACAGATTCTTCTTTAGTAACACAGATCTTGTGATTATGTACGTCAGATGTAGGTTTTGAGCTTATAAATGTTAGCAATTCCTTGGTTGAACCCAAAGATGAAATAGCTTCAGCTGATTTAATCTGTTGAAAATAGCTCTGATCTTTGCTATTTGCTTGATTCTCTATTGGGACGTCAATCAATTGAGAATCatcaatatatttatttggAGGATGCAAAGCCATCTCTGTATGCAAAGTGGCCCTGGAAGAATGAGACAAATTGGATGAATGTGATTTCAATTCTTTAAGTATTGTTTCCTTGCCTGCTGAGACATAAGATGATAGCGCCAGCCCAAGATCTGATTTTGCCCATCTGTAGATTGCACTTAATTTTCCTTCCAATGCCTCCACCAGAATATTTAGTTCACTAACATCATAGCGAAAGAGGAAGAATCTAGAATCCCAAGAGCATGAACAAAACTGCTTTGCATGATCCAAGCAAGCATATCTATCTGGGGAACAGCGACAGCCAGATGCAGATAGGTGTAAATCAAAAAAGCATATGTTGCATTCCCTTTCATCAGTAGCATCAAAAGTACTCTCCATTTTTAATGCCTGTGAAGAACTGCAGAGGAATTCTCTTCTTGCTCGTTCCATCTCAACACGCATCTAGATAGGGAATCACAAGTAACACgagattattaatattaaaattcaataGAAAGTACCGTGGTGATGTATTTTCATAGAATTTGGATTCACAAAGCTAACTTATCACAATTTTGCAtttaactttaatatttttttttttcgggGGTGGAGGGTGCATTTTAATCACAAGAATGAATTTCATTTACTTTCTGAAATTGTAATTGAAAGATAACATTTTCTCTACCATAATCTCACAAAAGGGACAGAAAGCCTACGCATTATTTAGACTTCAAGCATCTTGAGTAGAGTATAACATATAAAACCATTGATGAGATTGAGTGTTCAACTAAACCTTAAACTTCTGGGATAACTGGTTAATGACACAGGAATCattgaattttgatttttccttttctttttattccACTTTTGGATAACAATCCTTGTCTATTTATATGGAAATATCTTCGTACCTCTAAAAAGAAACTTCATAAAAGAACATTTAAATTCAATCTAGCACTTTATGCTTCAGTTTAAAGACTCTCTCCACGATCAACTAACATAATACAGAAGAAAAAAGCCAAGGTGGGGGTATAAGAAAGGGATGAACAGATAAAATATTCGAAAGTACTCATGGTGGGTGAGGTTATCAAATCAAAACTCAAATTGTGAATTGTCAAGCTGAATTTTGATTGTGAATGATAATTTGTATCTAATGACATGATTCaaatataatgtaaaaataatttcaaacatatCATAGTGATGATTTACAATGTTcaatttaataattcaaaacTCAAAACTGATAAAACAACTTAACCACAAGAATCATACAAAAAAAAGTATCATTTATGTGAAAccactattttagaaaatgGAAACTAAACAATGAAATAGCCAAATAGAGTGCATGCATTGATTTAGTAACAAACAAAGTATTGGAATAATAAAATAGGACAAATTAAAAAAGGTCCTTTATTTCCTTTTCATTAACAAATTTAAGCTCATGtcacttttcaatttctttcttGAGAATCGGtgaaagaaaagtaaaaaatggAAATTATGAATCTTGGAATCATATGATTTGTGTAAAGGATATGAAATTGTACCAATTCACTCATGCGTCATCAGATTCAAAGTCATCTGAAATTCATCTTTAGATATGAATCAATAGGTGGCATATTGAAGGAATTACATTGTGAACCAGAAGATTCTTACAATTATAAACAAGACTATTTAAACATCAACTCCCTTGTTTATGGTCATGACATAAGTTAATACAAAATCATAAATATCATCTCTTCATACTGCATGCATTACAGGGATTAGAGAGAAGCATAATTTACCTTAAGCGCTTTTGCCAAAAGGCCTTCCTTTCCACAGACATCCTTCCATCGTAGATTATCCAAAGTATTCTTCTTCAGCAAATTAAGCTCCCATTGAGCTCGTACTGCTTCCCTTGCAGCCCCAAGCAACAGCTTATCATGTGATATAGAAGTCTTGCGCCCCTGTTCCTGGTACAACTCTATAGCAATATGCCCATGGGGCAGCCAGTCAACAGGAGCTACATTAACAGCCTCAGCACAATTGAAACCGCAGTTGAACCCAGAGTGGTAGGCTCGAGGAAATGTCAGAACAAAGTCCCCAGGGTTTTGGACACACCTATAAACTGGTACTCCTTTGGACTTAAGGATAGAAGGAGAAAGCTGAGTGACCTGCAACAAGTTAGAAATACAAGCAGCAGATA encodes the following:
- the LOC137827811 gene encoding putative lysine-specific demethylase JMJ16, coding for MMGTELMRICVKEDNDDFPSVPPGFESYTSFSLKRVENNEKQDDKNMTTCSASTSASESPSIQVENDVQVRETAKVPRSLRRRPWINYGQYENHSDEDSDCERLDQNFSSRACLPQGVIRGCPDCSNCQKVIASWRPEEARRPNIEDAPVFYPTEEEFQDTLKYISSIRSRAEPYGICRIVPPSSWKPPCPLKEKSTWEGSKFSTRVQRIDKLQNRDSMRKMSRVQSNMKRKRRRCTRMGVDNGTRRGPNTGSCEVERFGFEPGPEFTLETFQRYAEDFKHQYFRKNENVSHLGANTTVLNGTSEPSVESIEGEYWRMVESPTEELEVLYGADLETGIFGSGFPSKSSQLGSASHEQYIKSGWNLNNFARLPGSLLSYEISDISGVLVPWLYIGMCFSSFCWHVEDHHLYSLNYMHWGAPKLWYGVPGKDACKLEEAMRKHLPELFEEQPDLLHKLVTQLSPSILKSKGVPVYRCVQNPGDFVLTFPRAYHSGFNCGFNCAEAVNVAPVDWLPHGHIAIELYQEQGRKTSISHDKLLLGAAREAVRAQWELNLLKKNTLDNLRWKDVCGKEGLLAKALKMRVEMERARREFLCSSSQALKMESTFDATDERECNICFFDLHLSASGCRCSPDRYACLDHAKQFCSCSWDSRFFLFRYDVSELNILVEALEGKLSAIYRWAKSDLGLALSSYVSAGKETILKELKSHSSNLSHSSRATLHTEMALHPPNKYIDDSQLIDVPIENQANSKDQSYFQQIKSAEAISSLGSTKELLTFISSKPTSDVHNHKICVTKEESVICRSKMKTPGCQLSQEDTSYALSTLPQQGGEKSSLYRHNNIILLSDDEDDEKMSDSNRRKALSSMPVGSGDKSRPLNNIENTNLTISLTDTAMMGEKDASTLPHENMSSASIRPLHVKQECHEHTGTVLASTPLDLSCHMGLTSAECTKNISAPSKVEASDHCLASLEISPLNPQLSGTKVKTEDNHEKFGGCATSNVADPARSVNGNFSCGPNSFRQKGPRIAKVVRRINCNVEPLEFGVVLSGKSWCSSQAIFPKGFRSRVRYINVSDPSSMCYYISEILDAGRGWPLFMVSLESCPSEVFIHMSAARCWELVREKVNQEIAKQHKLGRKGLPPLQPPGSLDGLEMFGFSSPAIVQAIEALDRSRVCNEYWDSRPYSRPLGQISQSCQSNVSGGNGQGVLLNKHIPVEVVAVLRSLCKKANAEELNSLYSILSESRPQADRSQIAQFLKEEIHKSQPP